A stretch of the Papaver somniferum cultivar HN1 chromosome 6, ASM357369v1, whole genome shotgun sequence genome encodes the following:
- the LOC113287798 gene encoding indole-3-acetic acid-amido synthetase GH3.6-like produces MPTMPEAPNMQDEISYEKNIKALQFIEQVTTNADEIQKRVLSEILTRNAHVEYLKRHGLDGLTADRETFKNAMPIVTYEDLQPDINRIASGDTSPILCSNPISEFLTSSGTSAGERKLMPTIEEELERRSLLYGLLMPVMDQYVPDLNKGKGMYLWFIKSEAKTPGGLAARPVLTSYYKSSYFKERPFDPYNNYTSPTETILCLDSYQSMYSQLLCGLIQNNQVLRVGAVFASGFIRAIRFLQKHWTLFCKDIRTGTIDVQITDQSVRNAVSKLLVPNPKLADLIETECSKDSWQGIISRLWPNTKYIDVIVTGSMSQYIPTLDYYSNGLPLVCTMYASSECFFGLNLNPLAKPSEVSYTILPTMGYFEFLHVQKNSGLPDSVNEKEKQELVELVDVKLGQDYELVVTTYAGLYRYRVGDVLRVAGFKNNAPQFNFICRKNVVLCIDADKTDEVELQNAVKNAISHLIPFDAFLMDYTSYASTSNIPGHYVLYWELRHDGTKPIPPTVFENCCLTIEESLNSVYRQGRVSESIGALEIKIVETGTFDKLMDYAISRGASINQYKTPRCVKFEPILELLNSRVRSVYFSPKFPKWFPGQKEWYDDDQN; encoded by the exons ATGCCTACCATGCCTGAAGCAccaaacatgcaagatgaaataaGTTATGAGAAAAACATCAAAGCACTTCAATTCATTGAACAAGTAACAACTAATGCTGATGAAATTCAGAAGAGAGTTCTCTCTGAAATACTGACTAGAAATGCtcatgttgagtatttgaaacgCCATGGTTTAGATGGTCTTACTGCAGACCGTGAAACATTTAAGAATGCCATGCCTATTGTTACTTATGAAGATCTACAACCTGatattaaccgtattgcaagcgGTGATACTTCACCTATCCTCTGTTCAAACCCCATTTCAGAATTTCTTACTAG TTCTGGAACGTCAGCAGGGGAGAGAAAGTTGATGCCCACAATAGAAGAAGAGTTGGAAAGAAGATCGTTGTTATATGGTCTTCTGATGCCAGTGATGGATCAGTATGTTCCAGATTTGAACAAAGGGAAGGGAATGTATCTTTGGTTCATAAAATCTGAAGCTAAAACACCCGGCGGATTAGCTGCAAGACCAGTTTTAACAAGTTACTACAAAAGTTCATATTTCAAAGAAAGACCTTTTGATCCATACAACAACTACACTAGCCCTACTGAAACCATACTTTGCCTAGATTCTTACCAGAGTATGTATTCCCAATTACTTTGTGGGCTTATCCAAAACAATCAAGTTCTTCGAGTGGGAGCAGTTTTCGCTTCCGGTTTTATTCGGGCTATTCGGTTCTTACAAAAACATTGGACCCTGTTTTGCAAAGACATTCGTACTGGAACTATTGATGTCCAAATTACCGACCAGTCGGTTCGTAATGCGGTTTCGAAATTGCTTGTGCCTAATCCTAAACTCGCAGACTTGATCGAGACTGAATGTAGCAAAGATTCATGGCAAGGGATTATCTCAAGGTTATGGCCAAATACTAAGTATATTGATGTTATCGTCACTGGGTCCATGTCTCAGTATATACCCACACTTGATTACTACAGTAATGGTCTCCCACTTGTCTGCACAATGTATGCTTCTTCGGAATGTTTTTTCGGTTTGAATCTTAACCCCTTAGCTAAACCTAGTGAAGTATCTTATACCATTCTTCCTACCATGGGTTATTTTGAATTCCTACATGTACAGAAGAACAGCGGCCTACCCGATTCCGTAAATGAGAAGGAAAAGCAAGAACTGGTTGAGCTTGTCGATGTTAAGCTTGGTCAAGACTATGAGCTGGTTGTCACCACTTATGCAG GACTTTATCGTTATAGAGTTGGAGATGTTCTAAGGGTAGCTGGGTTTAAGAACAACGCTCCACAATTCAACTTTATATGCCGAAAAAACGTGGTTTTGTGCATTGATGCTGATAAAACTGACGAGGTTGAGCTACAAAATGCTGTTAAGAATGCCATTAGCCATCTCATACCCTTTGATGCATTTCTTATGGACTACACGAGTTATGCCAGCACATCAAACATTCCAGGACATTATGTGCTTTACTGGGAGCTTCGCCATGACGgcacaaagccaattcctccaacAGTGTTTGAGAATTGTTGCCTCACCATTGAGGAATCTCTTAACAGCGTGTATCGCCAAGGCCGTGTTTCCGAATCAATTGGGGCATTGGAGATAAAGATTGTTGAAACAGGAACCTTTGATAAGCTTATGGATTATGCTATTAGTCGGGGTGCTTCGATTAATCAGTACAAGACACCCCGGTGTGTGAAATTTGAACCCATACTTGAGCTTTTGAATTCAAGGGTTCGTTCAGTTTATTTCAGTCCTAAGTTCCCCAAATGGTTTCCTGGTCAGAAGGAGTGGTACGATGACGATCAGAACTGA